GGGCCGAGCGTTCGGCGCAAGCTCCACGAGAACGCTGTCACCATTTTTCAACGCTAGCCCGAGCAGCTCCGTCTCGACTTCGTCCGCGACATCGGCAACGGTTGGATCGGCTCCGCCGCGCAAGGTTATGGTTGCCTGGCGACCGTCCACCGAAATGAGTCTTGCCGAGCGCATGCCCGATGTTGAGGCGAGGTTTGTCGGGACAGGCACTTCGGTCAGCTCACCGGCGGCGATGTCTTCGAGCGACAACGTTTCCGCGGAAGGCTCGGTTGCCGCTGGGTTTTGCGGTGCTGCGAATGCCGGGTCGTGCCTTTGGGTCATGGCCACCTGCGCATGCGAGGACGTTATCGCAAAGTTGGAGAAAGTGGAAGGCGGCTGGTCGCATTCCTCGGAACGGGCATGGTGGGGGTGGCGTGGGGACCGCGTTGAGTGGCGGGGGGGTGGGGGGCGAAGGGGACCGTTCCGAGGCCTTGGCGGCGCATGGACGTTCTGTGTTTGTTGGAACGTGCTTCGTGTGGAGAGCGTGGAGTTAACAGGCAATTGTGTGAGCCGCATTTTGTCAAACTGTTGGAGTCGTTGGCCCTTGTCGATGCACTGCTTGGGTGGTGATGCGACGAGATTCAGTATTCGTCGATGGGGTATGCGGGGGAGAATTTGGATGGTGCAGGAGAGAATATGGCGAAGGGAGGCTTTTTTGCCGGTCAGATGCGTAAGGCGTGCAGGGGTGTTGGTTTTGGCTTGTGATAGTGTTGGGGGGGGGGGGAGGGCCTGGAAGGAGGGGGGTGCTCAGAGTGGCTGTGCCGACAGGAGCTTTTCGAGAAGGTCGCCAATTTCTGAGAGGGGGTGGAGGGTGAGGAGTGAGTGGGCAGGTTGCGTTTTAAGGCTCTGGGGTGTGGTCCTGCGGACGTTGGGCCCCGATAGTCAGGGAGTTTGGGTGTTGTCGGGGGTTCGGGGGGGGTTTGGGAGCTGGGAGTTGAGGTCAAAGGGATGGGGGGGTAGGTTGCTTTGGGGGCACGGGTTGCCGAACGTTAATTGGTTTGCGTTTTCCTTTTGCTTGGCTGTCAAACCAGGCAGCTGTCTCGTGTCAGGAGTGAACCCTTGTACGACACAGGGAGGGTTGCTTTATGGTGATTTTCCTTCCCTTACCTTCACCGAGCCCCACTCGAATAGAACACTTTCGAGAGGCCCGGCAAAACCCAAACGTTAATATGGCACCGTTCGATTGAAATATCGATGGAGGAATCATTGATGACAGCGAAGTATGCCATTTCTATACCTCAGCACGACGTCGGTCAGTTGGCGTTACTCGCTGGCCGCGGCGGGTGTTGGACGATGTGCGACAGGTAACCAGTTTTCGTAGTCTGCTCCGATCCCTGGTTGCCTTGGTGTCAGTTTTGTGCCGCGTTTTCCCCTCTTGACCGGAGCGCCAACAGACGATCCTCCGTCCATAGTAAAGGGCGGGGGAGGGGGGAAGGGGGGCGTCGAGTGCGAGCGGGCTTCCGTTTGGGGCGAGGTGGGACAGTTGCTAGCTGTAGGGCTATGTGGCGTCGGCGTCTTTCGTACGCAAGAGCCATTCGGTTTTGCCGGCGGACAAGGCGCATTTTGAAACGTGGGCGCGGTACGGCGTTCCCGTTGTTGGTATAATCCACGACCCTCGTTCGTCTGATGCACGTTGGGTGAATATTTCGGAGCACCTGCGAAAACATCCCGAAAGGATTGAAACAGGGCCGTACACATTGCGGGCACCGTCAACCCAATCGTTTTCAGCGGATTCCTTCGCTGCATTTGCACAACGCTTTGTTCGTGCGCGGCCACCCGCCACTCGCATCGACGTCACGCCGAATCTACTCATTAGGTCGTGGGAACCTCGGGATTCAGGGCCCGTGAGGGCGCTTCTTGCGCCGATAGCTGCAGACTATCCAGGTTTCCAAGCCTGGCTTGAAAAAAATTGGGCAATGCCGGACGTTAGTAAGAAGGTTGTCGAGGTGGGTTCGATCACTGCGGCATATCGTGGGCAGTAAGGACGACGCATATCAAACTGCACGTGGCCCTTTGGACGGCGATTGGGCAGCATCTTCTTTACCATGAACTCAGGACTTGGGCGGCGATTCCCGCGATTGAGCGCGTACATGTCACTGTTGCGGCAGACAAAGCAGAGCTCATTGAATACTTTCGTCGGTTTGGTTTTCGTGTCGAAGGAATATCGGCAAATCGTTATGCGCGTACGTCG
This genomic window from Polyangiaceae bacterium contains:
- a CDS encoding DUF4365 domain-containing protein — protein: MPADKAHFETWARYGVPVVGIIHDPRSSDARWVNISEHLRKHPERIETGPYTLRAPSTQSFSADSFAAFAQRFVRARPPATRIDVTPNLLIRSWEPRDSGPVRALLAPIAADYPGFQAWLEKNWAMPDVSKKVVEVGSITAAYRGQ